The Carnobacterium sp. 17-4 genome has a window encoding:
- a CDS encoding peptide chain release factor 3, giving the protein MESYLKDEVESRKTFAIISHPDAGKTTITEQLLLFGGAIRQAGTVKGKKSGKFAKSDWMEIEKQRGISVTSSVMQFDYKDKRINILDTPGHEDFSEDTYRTLMAVDSAVMVIDSAKGIEPQTKKLFKVCRMRGIPIFTFINKLDRDGREPLDLLEELEEVLEIDSYPMNWPIGMGKGLLGLYDNYNKTIEVHRPEINGLNGQKVIKLNKDGEIEGDHPLKASSLYTQALEDIELLNEAGNEFSEEKIAAGKLTPVFFGSALTNFGVETFLNTFINFAPSPSAHIATDGEKIEPTTNEFSGFIFKIQANMNPAHRDRIAFVRICSGIFDRGIDVTLARTNKKMKLSNSTQFMAETREVVQHAVAGDIIGLYDTGNFQIGDTIFGDKLNIEYEKLPQFTPEMFMKVQAKNVMKQKSFHKGVQQLVQEGAIQLYKTFHTEDYIVGAVGQLQFEVFQYRMLNEYNSEIIMSPMGNKIARWIKPEDLDENMSSSRNLLVRDRFNNPLFLFENQFALRWFADKYPDVELTSLL; this is encoded by the coding sequence ATGGAAAGCTATTTAAAAGATGAAGTAGAATCACGAAAAACATTTGCAATTATTTCCCATCCGGATGCAGGTAAAACGACCATCACAGAACAATTATTGTTATTTGGTGGAGCGATTCGTCAAGCTGGTACGGTCAAAGGGAAAAAATCAGGGAAATTTGCTAAATCAGATTGGATGGAAATTGAGAAACAACGTGGGATTTCTGTAACCAGCTCTGTGATGCAATTTGATTATAAGGACAAAAGAATCAATATTTTAGATACACCAGGACATGAAGACTTTTCTGAAGACACGTATCGTACATTGATGGCCGTTGATAGCGCAGTAATGGTTATTGACAGTGCAAAGGGTATTGAGCCTCAAACAAAAAAACTATTTAAAGTTTGTCGCATGCGTGGTATTCCAATTTTCACGTTCATTAATAAATTGGACCGTGATGGAAGAGAACCACTTGATTTATTAGAAGAATTGGAAGAAGTATTAGAAATTGATTCTTATCCAATGAATTGGCCTATCGGTATGGGAAAAGGTCTTTTAGGACTTTATGATAACTACAACAAAACGATTGAAGTGCATCGTCCTGAAATTAATGGTTTAAATGGACAAAAAGTCATCAAGTTGAATAAAGATGGAGAAATCGAAGGCGATCATCCTCTTAAAGCTTCTAGTTTATATACTCAAGCTTTGGAGGATATTGAATTGTTGAATGAAGCGGGTAATGAATTTTCAGAAGAAAAAATTGCTGCTGGGAAATTAACACCGGTATTCTTTGGGTCAGCATTAACTAATTTCGGAGTAGAAACATTCTTAAATACGTTTATTAATTTTGCACCAAGTCCATCAGCTCACATTGCAACGGATGGTGAAAAAATTGAACCGACAACAAATGAATTTTCTGGTTTTATATTTAAAATCCAAGCTAATATGAATCCTGCCCATCGAGATCGGATTGCTTTTGTGCGTATTTGTTCAGGGATCTTTGATCGTGGAATTGATGTTACTTTAGCGAGAACAAATAAAAAAATGAAACTATCAAATTCAACCCAGTTTATGGCTGAAACACGCGAAGTTGTGCAACACGCTGTAGCAGGGGATATTATCGGACTTTATGATACTGGGAATTTCCAAATTGGCGATACGATTTTTGGAGATAAATTAAATATAGAATACGAAAAACTTCCTCAATTCACTCCAGAAATGTTCATGAAAGTTCAGGCTAAAAATGTTATGAAACAAAAATCATTTCATAAAGGTGTGCAACAACTGGTTCAAGAAGGAGCTATTCAATTGTACAAAACATTCCATACGGAAGATTACATTGTTGGAGCAGTTGGACAATTGCAATTTGAAGTTTTTCAATACAGAATGTTAAATGAATACAATTCAGAAATCATCATGTCACCAATGGGGAATAAAATTGCACGTTGGATCAAACCAGAAGATTTAGATGAGAATATGTCTTCCAGTCGTAATTTATTGGTACGTGACCGTTTTAACAATCCATTGTTCTTGTTTGAAAATCAATTTGCGCTTCGTTGGTTTGCGGATAAATATCCGGATGTTGAATTAACGTCGTTACTATAA
- a CDS encoding DUF1827 family protein, with protein MKLIDVTNNHSELVMEQLENTDANFVKVFSLGPTTVIYSGAPTHKDVLLLNKVRNIKNAEISFAIENILETTLDNVDILHAPHIVELSIPVYD; from the coding sequence ATGAAACTAATAGACGTTACAAATAATCATTCTGAACTAGTAATGGAACAACTAGAAAATACTGACGCTAATTTTGTGAAAGTTTTTTCTCTAGGTCCTACTACTGTTATTTATTCAGGTGCTCCAACGCATAAAGATGTTCTTTTACTAAACAAAGTGCGCAATATAAAAAATGCGGAAATTAGCTTTGCGATAGAAAATATACTTGAAACAACATTAGACAATGTTGACATCTTGCATGCGCCACATATTGTTGAATTATCTATTCCTGTTTACGATTAA